Proteins co-encoded in one Alcanivorax sp. genomic window:
- a CDS encoding cold shock domain-containing protein, with protein MNVSKPLTAFYAIAALLLAIPGAWLLFAPEMAIVTIHENLAFVQISNVHSQQTGLGLLLAAAVNLVCLRDGAARLPLHVAVFFYLAGLVASHGPSVFANQWWMWLPVAVYLLPLIPFGKLVPARLPLPGGNGQQRGEVKWFNPNKGFGFILTDKGEELFVHFKAVQNGGRRSLRTGTRVRFDTRMSDRGEQADNVYIEQ; from the coding sequence ATGAATGTCTCCAAACCTTTGACCGCATTTTATGCTATTGCGGCACTTTTGCTTGCCATCCCCGGGGCCTGGCTGCTTTTTGCACCGGAAATGGCCATCGTCACCATCCATGAAAACCTGGCCTTTGTTCAGATTTCCAATGTGCACAGCCAGCAAACCGGGCTGGGCCTGTTGCTGGCAGCGGCCGTTAACCTGGTGTGCCTGCGTGATGGTGCAGCCCGTCTGCCCCTGCATGTGGCAGTGTTCTTCTATCTGGCCGGGCTGGTTGCCAGCCATGGACCCAGTGTCTTTGCGAACCAGTGGTGGATGTGGCTCCCGGTCGCAGTTTACCTGCTGCCGCTGATTCCGTTCGGCAAACTGGTTCCTGCCCGTCTGCCCCTGCCTGGCGGCAATGGTCAGCAGCGCGGCGAGGTCAAGTGGTTCAATCCCAACAAGGGCTTTGGCTTTATCCTCACCGACAAGGGCGAAGAGCTGTTTGTGCACTTCAAGGCCGTTCAGAATGGTGGCCGGCGCAGCCTTCGCACTGGCACCCGGGTCCGCTTCGACACCCGCATGTCTGACCGTGGCGAACAGGCCGACAACGTTTATATCGAGCAATAA
- a CDS encoding GNAT family N-acetyltransferase has product MTDYPFLEDAWLKALQNSGAVTAERGWQPCHVTFEQGWMPLYLRSHSRGEYVFDYSWADAYQRHGLAYYPKLVTSIPFTPVTGPRWRGQPEPQTLWDAVRNRMDETGASGWHLLFPDDPCREALEGLPLMARQACHFRWFNHGYDDFDDYLGRFQSRKRKNLRKERRRVAEQGIAVQRIAGPAVTPEQWRLFYQCYASTYLKRGQFPYLDEDFFLQLAQTMAPQIMLVLAYRGEQPLAAALYFQDSQQLYGRYWGCLEELDGLHFELCYYQGIEHAIETGLQVFDPGVQGEHKILRGFEPVITWSLHYLREPAFQRAIADFCREEAEHVQRYREDAMTLLPFRKDGG; this is encoded by the coding sequence TTGACTGACTATCCGTTTCTCGAGGACGCCTGGCTAAAGGCATTGCAAAACAGTGGTGCGGTGACCGCTGAGCGTGGCTGGCAGCCCTGTCATGTGACGTTTGAACAGGGCTGGATGCCTCTCTACCTGCGAAGCCATTCCCGGGGCGAGTATGTGTTTGATTACAGCTGGGCGGATGCCTACCAGCGGCACGGACTGGCGTATTACCCGAAACTGGTGACGTCCATTCCCTTCACGCCGGTGACGGGGCCCCGCTGGCGTGGCCAACCCGAGCCGCAGACGTTGTGGGACGCGGTGCGGAACCGGATGGATGAGACCGGCGCTAGTGGGTGGCACCTGCTATTCCCTGATGACCCTTGCCGAGAGGCGCTGGAGGGTTTGCCACTGATGGCTCGTCAGGCCTGTCATTTCCGCTGGTTCAACCATGGCTATGACGACTTTGATGATTATCTCGGTCGCTTTCAGTCTCGCAAGCGCAAGAACCTGCGCAAGGAGCGTCGGCGGGTGGCAGAGCAGGGAATTGCCGTGCAGCGTATCGCCGGTCCGGCGGTGACCCCGGAACAGTGGCGTCTGTTCTATCAGTGTTATGCCAGTACCTACCTGAAACGGGGGCAGTTCCCCTATCTTGATGAGGACTTCTTTCTGCAACTGGCACAGACCATGGCGCCTCAAATCATGTTGGTACTGGCCTACCGGGGGGAGCAGCCGCTGGCGGCGGCACTGTACTTCCAGGATTCGCAACAACTGTATGGGCGCTACTGGGGCTGTCTTGAGGAGCTGGACGGGCTGCACTTCGAGCTTTGCTATTACCAGGGCATCGAGCACGCTATTGAGACGGGATTGCAGGTGTTCGATCCGGGGGTTCAGGGGGAGCACAAGATCCTGCGCGGCTTTGAGCCGGTGATTACCTGGTCGTTGCACTATCTGAGAGAGCCTGCCTTCCAGCGCGCCATCGCCGATTTCTGCCGGGAAGAGGCGGAGCACGTGCAGCGTTACCGGGAGGACGCCATGACGCTGCTGCCGTTCAGGAAGGATGGGGGATGA
- a CDS encoding M48 family metallopeptidase yields the protein MDFFQHQQKAKRRTGLLVLYFCLAIMAVVASVTVAVVLLLGFANIQLHPQQGSILLNPVVYWTALITLGVILFECMLKSWQLRKGGSALAEMLGGRLINTSTTDRAERQLINVVEEMSIASGIAVPQVYVMDQETTINAFAAGFRPSEAVIAVTRGSLERFSRDELQAVIGHEFSHILNADIRINLRMVAVLSGILAVGKIGEYLLYSQRRSHRSYSSRSSKNNGLPALGLALVVIGYVGLFFGRLIKAAVSRQRELLADASAVQFTRNPAGLAGALIHIRNDGGSYLASRHAEDMSHMCFAPSIPMKLKQWLATHPSLDERLEALGPEWVARARARARQSASSAQAQAPTSRTPEGTAGFAGQGLDQATTSQARPPSQQVGTVQQGDMDYARQLLASLPDELRTQAHTPEGARQVLFALVLARSRGDRDALLARCKLPNTPALQSLTDQVARLGPETRLPLIDMALPSLKSQPDDERVQLLKELDTLCHADQHFSLFEWTLLALARQQLDTRAGRNRHTRFHRLGAVAQELQQLFSVLVWAGGASDDRAETLFRQHAGSLLPAARSLLPLSHCSSDKLFSAVDRLADLSPLLKGPVIDCAVDLAMADGTLKTAEKELLRALSSLLECPLPPLFDRR from the coding sequence ATGGATTTCTTTCAGCATCAACAGAAGGCCAAACGCCGTACTGGCTTGCTGGTACTGTATTTCTGCCTGGCCATCATGGCCGTGGTGGCCAGTGTCACCGTGGCCGTGGTGCTCCTGCTCGGCTTCGCCAACATCCAGCTCCACCCTCAGCAGGGCTCTATCTTGCTCAACCCGGTGGTTTACTGGACCGCCCTGATCACGCTCGGCGTTATCCTGTTCGAGTGCATGCTGAAAAGCTGGCAATTACGCAAGGGCGGCAGCGCACTGGCCGAAATGCTGGGCGGACGGCTGATCAACACCTCAACCACAGACCGTGCCGAGCGCCAGTTGATCAACGTGGTGGAAGAAATGAGCATCGCCTCGGGCATTGCCGTGCCCCAGGTGTATGTCATGGATCAGGAAACCACCATCAACGCATTTGCTGCCGGTTTTCGCCCCTCCGAGGCGGTCATTGCTGTCACCCGCGGTAGCCTTGAGCGCTTTTCCCGGGATGAATTACAAGCTGTGATCGGGCACGAGTTCAGCCACATTCTCAACGCAGACATCCGTATCAATCTCCGTATGGTCGCTGTACTTTCCGGCATCTTGGCGGTGGGCAAGATTGGCGAATACCTGCTGTACAGCCAGCGCCGCTCCCACCGTTCCTACTCGTCACGCAGCAGCAAGAACAATGGCCTGCCGGCACTGGGGCTCGCGTTGGTCGTGATTGGCTATGTGGGCCTGTTCTTTGGCCGCCTGATCAAGGCTGCCGTCAGCCGTCAAAGGGAATTGCTGGCTGATGCCTCCGCCGTGCAATTCACCCGCAATCCCGCCGGACTGGCCGGCGCGCTGATCCATATCCGTAATGACGGCGGCTCCTATCTGGCCTCCCGCCACGCGGAAGACATGAGCCACATGTGCTTTGCCCCTTCCATTCCCATGAAACTCAAGCAGTGGCTGGCCACCCACCCCTCCCTTGATGAACGCCTTGAGGCACTGGGGCCGGAATGGGTGGCCCGGGCCAGAGCAAGAGCCAGGCAATCCGCCTCCTCCGCCCAGGCACAGGCACCCACCTCCAGGACGCCAGAGGGCACCGCAGGGTTTGCCGGCCAGGGCCTAGATCAGGCAACCACGTCACAGGCCCGGCCCCCTTCCCAACAGGTGGGCACCGTACAACAGGGAGACATGGACTACGCACGGCAACTGCTGGCATCACTCCCTGACGAACTCCGCACCCAGGCCCACACCCCGGAAGGAGCGCGGCAGGTGTTGTTTGCACTGGTATTGGCCCGCAGCCGTGGGGACCGAGACGCCCTGCTGGCCCGCTGCAAGCTGCCAAACACACCAGCCTTGCAGTCACTCACTGACCAGGTGGCCCGCCTTGGGCCAGAGACGCGGCTGCCCCTCATCGACATGGCGCTGCCCAGCCTGAAAAGCCAGCCCGATGACGAACGCGTCCAACTGCTCAAGGAACTGGACACCCTGTGTCATGCCGACCAGCACTTCAGCCTGTTCGAATGGACCCTGCTGGCCCTGGCCCGTCAACAACTGGACACCCGTGCCGGGCGCAACCGCCACACCCGCTTCCATCGTCTGGGCGCCGTGGCCCAGGAACTCCAGCAACTGTTCTCTGTGTTGGTATGGGCGGGCGGCGCCAGCGACGACCGGGCCGAAACCCTGTTTCGCCAGCACGCCGGAAGCCTGCTGCCAGCCGCCCGCAGCCTGCTGCCGCTCAGCCACTGCAGCAGCGACAAGCTGTTCAGCGCCGTGGATCGCCTTGCGGATCTCTCGCCGCTATTGAAGGGCCCCGTGATCGACTGTGCGGTGGACCTGGCCATGGCGGACGGCACGCTGAAAACCGCCGAGAAGGAATTGCTGCGCGCCCTCTCCAGCTTGCTGGAATGCCCCCTTCCACCGCTTTTTGACCGCCGTTAG
- a CDS encoding LemA family protein: MGMLIFLGVIVAIIVYIIAVYNRLIALKNRFKNGFAQIDVQLQRRHDLIPNLVETAKGYMSHEKETLTQVIEARNQAVSAQKAAAAAPDDGAAVARLGKAESLLSGSLANFFALSENYPDLKANETMAQLMEELTSTENRIGFARQAFNDAVMNYNTYREQFPQNFIGGLFGSFKEAQLLQIENEAARQASKVSF; the protein is encoded by the coding sequence ATGGGCATGCTGATTTTTTTGGGCGTTATCGTCGCCATCATTGTCTATATCATTGCCGTCTATAACCGCCTGATCGCACTCAAAAACCGCTTCAAGAACGGTTTTGCCCAGATCGATGTACAGTTACAGCGCCGCCACGACCTGATCCCCAACCTGGTGGAAACCGCCAAGGGCTACATGAGCCACGAGAAAGAAACCCTGACCCAGGTGATCGAGGCCCGCAACCAGGCCGTCAGCGCCCAGAAAGCCGCGGCGGCAGCACCTGATGACGGTGCTGCCGTGGCCCGTCTCGGCAAGGCAGAATCCCTGCTCTCCGGCTCCCTGGCCAACTTCTTCGCGTTGAGTGAAAACTACCCGGATCTCAAGGCCAACGAGACTATGGCCCAGCTGATGGAAGAGCTGACCAGCACCGAAAACCGGATCGGTTTTGCCCGTCAGGCTTTCAACGATGCGGTGATGAACTACAACACCTATCGCGAACAGTTCCCGCAGAATTTCATTGGCGGACTGTTCGGCAGCTTCAAGGAAGCCCAGTTGCTGCAAATAGAAAACGAAGCCGCCCGGCAGGCCAGCAAAGTCAGCTTTTAA
- a CDS encoding transposase gives MQVARSNVGIDVAKAELVIHFQGQTFTIENTPKAIKRWLKSLPCPCEIAIEATGTYHMAVIELAHAKGHHIYVIDASRLSSYRKGTGGRAKTDASDAQLLARHLQREKEDLRRWSPPPKAYRTLQTLLRRRAALIKARTMIQQSLGGEKILKASLKKLISQINSLDTLIQKHLRDTVREAGLSDQVQRCKALEGVGDLTAYALVMAFLRGDFRNSDAFVAFLGMDVHVKDSGTRTGKRKLTKKGDSETRRLLYCAAMAARKSARWAGVYQGYLDRGLAKTQALVILTRKLVRIAFALMKNRTSYAPSSAA, from the coding sequence ATGCAAGTAGCAAGATCCAACGTCGGTATCGACGTCGCCAAGGCCGAGTTGGTCATTCATTTCCAGGGCCAGACGTTCACCATCGAGAATACCCCCAAAGCCATTAAGCGCTGGCTCAAGAGCCTGCCATGCCCCTGCGAGATCGCCATTGAGGCCACAGGGACTTACCACATGGCGGTCATCGAGTTGGCCCATGCCAAAGGGCACCACATTTACGTCATTGATGCTTCACGGCTCAGCAGCTACCGCAAGGGAACAGGCGGTCGGGCCAAAACAGACGCCTCTGACGCCCAGCTGCTCGCCCGCCATTTGCAGAGAGAAAAAGAGGATCTACGCCGTTGGAGCCCGCCACCCAAGGCGTATCGAACACTGCAGACACTGCTGCGCCGCCGCGCCGCGCTCATCAAGGCACGCACCATGATCCAGCAGAGTCTGGGTGGCGAAAAGATCCTCAAGGCAAGCCTGAAAAAGCTGATCTCACAGATCAACAGCCTGGATACGCTGATCCAGAAGCATCTTCGCGACACCGTAAGAGAAGCTGGACTCAGTGATCAGGTGCAACGGTGCAAGGCTCTGGAAGGTGTGGGCGATCTGACAGCCTATGCGCTGGTTATGGCCTTCCTACGAGGAGACTTCCGCAACAGCGACGCCTTCGTGGCCTTCCTGGGGATGGATGTCCATGTCAAAGACTCGGGCACGAGAACAGGCAAGCGCAAGCTGACAAAGAAAGGCGACTCAGAAACCCGCAGGCTGCTTTACTGTGCAGCCATGGCCGCTCGCAAAAGCGCCCGCTGGGCGGGTGTCTACCAAGGGTATCTCGACCGTGGTCTGGCAAAAACACAGGCCTTGGTCATCCTCACACGTAAGCTGGTCCGTATCGCCTTCGCGTTGATGAAGAACCGCACCAGCTACGCACCGTCGTCCGCCGCATAA